The Impatiens glandulifera chromosome 3, dImpGla2.1, whole genome shotgun sequence genome contains a region encoding:
- the LOC124931523 gene encoding uncharacterized protein At1g76660-like — translation MNRDMRGGGNNTAFDTITAAAIVMASNDNRVSQDLPQKKRWSNWLKIYWCFGSYTQTKRIGPSVHVPETSAQSELPQVPSLVPQFAAPPSSPVSFLQSGPPSSIQSPATSLSLTYISANIHSPGPSNIFAIGPYAHETQLVSPPVFSTEPSTAPFTPTTPSSPEVPFARVLGSNHAKDNIVNAASSRYSLMSSYEFQPGSPISHLISPRSAISGSGTSSPFPDHDFGSSNFLHFKIGEPPKFLNSTHDWGSRQESGSLTPKYRDEKEESAEDAMRRLAKKLLAEAVSSSLRRETIVNVNNNKINVGKSDGCADRSGNLDHSTEFNFENVGTKEEKLEEEDANDWSFFPPTKRAV, via the exons ATGAACAGAGATATGAGAGGAGGAGGTAACAATACGGCTTTTGATACTATAACTGCTGCTGCGATTGTTATGGCGTCAAATGATAATCGTGTCTCGCAAGATTTGCCTCAG AAAAAGAGATGGAGTAATTGGTTGAAGATATACTGGTGTTTCGGCTCATACACACAAACCAAACGAATTGGGCCATCAGTTCATGTTCCTGAAACCTCAGCTCAATCCGAACTTCCCCAAGTACCATCTTTAGTTCCTCAATTTGCAGCTCCTCCATCTTCACCCGTATCCTTCCTTCAATCAGGTCCACCTTCATCCATCCAATCGCCCGCCACTTCACTATCACTAACCTATATATCCGCTAACATCCACTCACCCGGTCCCTCCAACATTTTCGCAATCGGTCCTTACGCCCACGAGACCCAACTAGTCTCTCCTCCCGTTTTCTCAACTGAACCTTCAACCGCTCCCTTTACACCCACCACACCTTCCTCCCCCGAGGTTCCATTTGCTCGAGTTCTCGGCTCCAATCATGCAAAAGATAACATTGTTAATGCTGCTAGTTCAAGATATTCATTAATGTCTTCCTATGAATTTCAACCAGGAAGTCCTATCAGTCATTTAATATCGCCTAGATCAGCTATCTCTGGTTCGGGCACTTCATCTCCTTTCCCTGATCACGATTTCGGAAGTTCAAACTTCCTTCATTTCAAAATTGGTGAACCTCCCAAGTTCTTAAACTCTACACATGATTGGGGATCAAGGCAAGAATCAGGATCCTTAACTCCTAAATATAGGGATGAAAAGGAGGAAAGTGCTGAAGATGCTATGAGGCGTTTGGCGAAGAAGTTATTGGCAGAGGCTGTATCGTCATCTTTAAGGAGAGAAACCATTGTTAATGTTAATAATAACAAGATTAATGTCGGAAAATCCGACGGTTGTGCTGATCGGTCTGGAAATCTCGATCATTCGACGGAATTCAACTTTGAGAATGTTGGAACTAAGGAGGAGAAACTAGAAGAGGAGGATGCTAATGATTGGTCGTTTTTTCCTCCAACAAAACGGGCCGTATAA
- the LOC124929531 gene encoding general transcription and DNA repair factor IIH helicase subunit XPB1 isoform X1, protein MVHGDKDRPNKKFKFSSKEDHRSKAVGDEASYYTEEFDDDYNDPDKEAKKKDFTKLELKPDHLNRPLWACADGRIFLETFSPLYKQAYDFLIAIAEPVCRPESMHEYNLTPHSLYAAVSVGLETETIVTVLNKLSKTKLPKEMIDFIHASTANYGKVKLVLKKNRYLIESPFPEVLKRLLKDDVIGRARISSEGFHGSDGFTISKSVGEIEGGHNDLLNEAEIAAAAEEKETHSFEIDPGQVENVKQRCLPNALNYPMLEEYDFKNDTVNPDLDMELKPQAQPRPYQEKSLSKMFGNGRARSGIIVLPCGAGKSLVGVSAASRVKKSCLCLATNAVSVDQWAFQFKLWSTIKDDQICRFTSDSKERFRGNAGVVVTTYNMVAFGGKRSEESEKIIEEIRNREWGLLLMDEVHVVPAHMFRKVISITKSHCKLGLTATLVREDERITDLNFLIGPKLYEANWLDLVKGGFIANVQCAEVWCPMTKEFFSEYLKKENSKKRQALYVMNPNKFRACEFLIKFHEEQRGDKIIVFADNLFAITEYARKLRKPMIYGATSHVERTQILAAFKHSRDVNTIFLSKVGDNSIDIPEANVIIQISSHAGSRRQEAQRLGRILRAKGNHKDRMAGGKEEYNAFFYSLVSTDTQEMYYSTKRQQFLIDQGYSFKVITSLPPPDSGPELNFHRVEEQITLLRNVLNAGEDAVGLERLEDDTDDIALQKARRSGGSMSAMSGANGMAYMEYSTGRGKHVKSKPKDPAKRHSLFKKRFG, encoded by the exons ATGGTTCACG GCGACAAAGATCGACCCAACAAAAAGTTCAAGTTTTCATCTAAG GAGGATCACAGGTCAAAAGCTGTAGGAGATGAAGCTAGCTATTACACTGAGGAATTTGACGATGACTATAACGATC CGGATAAAGAAGCAAAGaagaaggatttcactaaattgGAACTCAAACCTGATCATCTTAATCGACCCTTGTGGGCTTGTGCTGATGGTCGGATTTTCCTAGAGACTTTCTCCCCTTTGTATAAACAAGCTTATGATTTCCTCATTGCAATTGCCGAACCTGTTTGCAG GCCAGAGAGCATGCACGAATACAACCTGACTCCTCACTCATTGTACGCTGCGGTTTCTGTTGGTCTCGAGACTGAAACCATTGTAACTGTCCTGAATAAACTGTCGAAAACAAAACTTCCAAAGGAAATGATTGATTTTATACATGCTTCTACTGCTAATTATGGAAAAGTGAAGCTTGTACTGAAGAAGAACCGATACTTAATTGAGTCCCCATTTCCCGAG GTGTTAAAGAGACTTCTCAAGGATGATGTCATTGGTCGagcaaggatttcttctgag GGTTTCCATGGTAGTGATGGGTTTACAATCAGCAAGTCAGTGGGCGAAATTGAAGGTGGTCACAATGATTTGCTAAATGAAGCAGAAATAGCTGCTGCTGCTGAGGAAAAAGAAACTCATTCCTTTGAAATTGATCCTGGTCAG GTTGAAAATGTGAAGCAGCGTTGTCTGCCTAATGCTTTGAACTATCCCATGCTTGAGGAGTATGACTTTAAAAATGATACT GTAAATCCTGACCTTGATATGGAGTTGAAGCCTCAGGCTCAACCTCGGCCTTATCAAGAAAAAAGTCTCAGCAAGATGTTTGGAAATG GTAGAGCAAGATCGGGCATTATTGTCTTACCATGTGGTGCCGGAAAGTCACTAGTTGGTGTCTCTGCAGCTAGCCGAGTAAAAAAGAGCTGCCTCTGTTTAGCAACAAATGCTGTTTCTGTTGATCAATGGGCATTTCAGTTCAAGTTGTGGTCAACAATAAAAGATGATCAAATATGTCGTTTCACATCCGACAGTAAAGAAAGATTCCGAGGTAATGCTGGTGTAGTTGTAACAACATATAACATGGTTGCTTTTGGTGGGAAACGATCTGAAGAATCCgaaaaaattattgaagaaaTTAGAAATAGAGAATGGGGATTACTTCTGATGGACGAG GTGCATGTGGTTCCTGCTCACATGTTTAGAAAGGTTATTAGCATCACAAAATCTCATTGCAAACTCGGGCTTACCG CTACACTTGTAAGAGAAGACGAAAGAATTACAGACTTGAACTTCCTTATTGGTCCGAAATTGTATGAAGCAAATTGGTTGGATTTAGTTAAAGGAGGATTTATTGCAAATGTTCAATGTGCTGAAGTCTGGTGTCCTATGACAAAGGAGTTCTTTTCTGAATATCTGAAGAAAGAGAACTCTAAGAAGAGACAG GCTCTATACGTGATGAATCCTAACAAGTTCCGAGCCTGCGAGTTTCTCATAAAGTTTCATGAAGAGCAGCGAGGTGATAAGATTATTGTTTTTGCCGACAATCTCTTTGCAATAACAGAATATGCAAGGAAACTCCGTAAACCGATGATTTATGGTGCTACCAG CCATGTGGAGAGGACACAAATTCTGGCGGCTTTTAAACATAGTCGTGATGTTAATACAATTTTCCTCTCAAAG GTTGGTGATAATTCTATCGATATACCCGAGGCTAAtgtaattattcaaatttccTCACATGCTGGTTCCAGACGTCAGGAAGCCCAACGACTTGGTCGTATTCTTCGAGCAAAg GGTAATCACAAAGATAGAATGGCAGGGGGGAAGGAAGAGTATAATGCATTCTTTTACTCCCTAGTGTCCACTGACACACAG GAGATGTATTACTCTACTAAAAGGCAGCAATTTTTAATTGATCAAGGGTACAGTTTTAAg GTCATTACAAGTTTACCGCCACCCGATTCTGGACCTGAGTTAAACTTTCACCGAGTTGAAGAACAAATCACTCTACT